One window of the Sphaerochaeta associata genome contains the following:
- a CDS encoding type II toxin-antitoxin system prevent-host-death family antitoxin, which produces MLIDMKNLVSITEANRNFSKVARAVDENGSVVILKNNAPRYVLVSFEQIMAAEQVGDDELLEISRRTFNLHAKAYKELAR; this is translated from the coding sequence ATGCTGATCGACATGAAAAACTTGGTATCCATCACCGAAGCAAATCGAAATTTCTCGAAGGTGGCAAGAGCAGTGGATGAAAACGGCTCAGTGGTAATTTTGAAAAATAACGCTCCTCGTTATGTTTTGGTGTCTTTCGAACAAATAATGGCAGCCGAGCAAGTCGGGGATGATGAGTTGTTGGAAATCTCCAGGCGTACATTCAACCTCCATGCAAAGGCGTATAAAGAACTCGCAAGATGA
- a CDS encoding GntR family transcriptional regulator, whose product MATRTAVIDQIYDDIRDKILKNEYIPGSKLSENSLSVDYSCSRTPVREAIKRLEQDGFVTVLPQSGSYVKELTLKDYQHIAEIRTYLESLAFRLNCENEVDIAPFAAILDEMDTCDMDKPDEVMHFSDLHFQFHLEMVRASNNAILLTTFSRLNLNTNSLLFYQRLSNQGKIQTQEEHRKILAYLEAHDATKGEKFMFAHLWRKRNAYKRSRV is encoded by the coding sequence ATGGCAACACGTACTGCGGTAATCGACCAAATTTATGATGACATACGGGACAAGATTCTGAAGAACGAGTATATACCTGGCAGCAAGCTCAGTGAGAACTCCCTTTCAGTCGACTACAGCTGCTCGCGCACTCCCGTGCGGGAAGCGATCAAGCGCCTTGAACAGGATGGGTTCGTCACAGTCCTCCCTCAGAGCGGCAGCTATGTCAAGGAACTCACCCTCAAGGACTACCAGCATATTGCAGAGATCCGCACATACCTGGAAAGCCTTGCCTTCCGTCTCAACTGCGAGAATGAAGTGGACATCGCTCCCTTCGCTGCCATCCTGGATGAGATGGACACCTGTGACATGGACAAGCCCGATGAGGTGATGCACTTCAGCGACCTGCACTTCCAGTTTCACCTGGAGATGGTGCGTGCATCAAACAATGCAATCCTGCTGACCACATTCAGCAGATTGAATCTGAACACCAACAGCCTGCTCTTTTATCAGAGACTCTCAAACCAAGGAAAGATCCAGACACAGGAGGAGCACCGCAAGATTCTTGCCTACCTTGAAGCGCATGATGCCACCAAGGGCGAGAAGTTCATGTTCGCCCACCTGTGGCGCAAGCGCAATGCCTATAAGCGAAGCAGGGTGTAG
- a CDS encoding NUDIX hydrolase, protein MFDPFTHDDGRANTHLMWKSGKREQVFKGPIFDICTVQRTSSDGRSATFIEVDCPKWVTIIPWFRNDDGVPMFVMVDQFRHGSATVTREFPAGVVEKGEDPMDAGLRELKEETGLEGTRVTALGDVSPNSAFMNNRSYFYLVEHVKHTSGQELDPNEQLEVLSIPVQTVIDRMGTGIYDNGIMMIALGYFLREARKRPELVTIR, encoded by the coding sequence ATGTTCGATCCGTTCACCCATGACGATGGAAGAGCAAATACTCACTTGATGTGGAAGTCCGGCAAGCGGGAACAGGTTTTCAAAGGTCCTATTTTCGATATTTGCACCGTGCAACGCACCAGCAGTGATGGGCGCAGTGCCACCTTCATCGAAGTCGATTGTCCGAAATGGGTGACGATTATTCCTTGGTTTCGTAACGATGACGGAGTGCCGATGTTTGTCATGGTGGATCAGTTCCGCCATGGCTCGGCAACCGTCACGCGGGAATTTCCCGCCGGTGTGGTGGAGAAGGGCGAAGATCCCATGGATGCCGGCCTCAGGGAACTGAAGGAAGAGACAGGTTTGGAAGGTACCAGGGTGACTGCATTGGGAGACGTCAGCCCCAACTCTGCCTTTATGAACAACAGGTCCTACTTCTACTTGGTCGAGCATGTGAAGCACACCAGCGGTCAGGAGCTCGATCCGAATGAGCAGCTTGAGGTGCTTTCCATCCCGGTGCAGACTGTCATCGACCGGATGGGGACGGGCATCTATGACAATGGAATCATGATGATCGCCTTGGGCTACTTCCTCAGGGAAGCAAGGAAAAGACCTGAGCTGGTCACTATTCGATAG
- a CDS encoding type II toxin-antitoxin system death-on-curing family toxin: protein MRRISVGQVLLIHTYLIEVSGGMDGIRDYRLLDSAVQAPFQTFDGEDLYPGSMRKAAALCFGLIQNHPFIDGNRLKVCF, encoded by the coding sequence ATGAGGCGAATCAGCGTAGGCCAGGTCCTGCTTATTCACACGTATCTCATAGAAGTTTCGGGAGGGATGGACGGTATCCGTGATTATCGGTTATTGGATTCTGCAGTACAGGCACCATTTCAGACATTTGACGGTGAGGATCTATACCCCGGAAGCATGAGAAAAGCAGCCGCACTATGTTTCGGACTTATCCAGAACCATCCCTTTATTGACGGGAACAGGTTGAAGGTGTGTTTTTAA
- a CDS encoding SIMPL domain-containing protein → MKQKRIAVVGVLIAIVVLLSSCMSNKDLVRTIEVSATGEVTLAPDIASFSIQVSELGKTTSEAQNFANEKMAQLLSIMRKNGIEEKDIKTTMLNLRPSYQWIEGKQYLEGQVASQTLSVTLRKLENLGSLIDQLGEVSGIYLNSVMLDKEDKSIGLEEARQQAVQKALAKAELYARGAQMQVGKPITISEYSTASNPYNSRLKMAMASEAAYDMATEIPAGTMTVTSTVSMVLEMY, encoded by the coding sequence ATGAAACAGAAACGAATCGCTGTGGTAGGTGTTTTGATTGCAATCGTAGTGCTATTGAGTTCTTGTATGTCCAATAAGGACCTGGTGCGAACCATCGAGGTATCGGCGACCGGGGAAGTGACGCTTGCCCCCGATATCGCCTCCTTCTCCATCCAGGTAAGCGAGCTGGGAAAAACCACCAGTGAGGCACAGAACTTCGCCAATGAGAAAATGGCGCAACTACTTTCCATCATGAGAAAGAACGGGATTGAAGAGAAGGACATCAAGACTACGATGCTCAACCTTAGGCCCAGTTACCAGTGGATAGAGGGAAAGCAGTATTTGGAGGGCCAGGTCGCCAGTCAGACGCTTTCGGTAACACTGCGTAAGCTTGAGAACCTCGGAAGCCTGATCGACCAACTTGGAGAGGTAAGCGGCATCTACCTGAACTCGGTAATGCTGGACAAGGAAGATAAATCGATAGGTTTGGAGGAAGCTCGTCAGCAGGCCGTCCAGAAGGCTCTTGCAAAGGCAGAGCTCTATGCAAGGGGGGCTCAAATGCAGGTTGGAAAACCAATTACAATCAGTGAGTACTCCACAGCTTCCAACCCCTACAACAGCCGCCTGAAGATGGCGATGGCCAGTGAAGCAGCCTATGACATGGCTACTGAGATCCCCGCAGGCACGATGACTGTCACTTCCACGGTCTCAATGGTCTTGGAAATGTATTGA